One Halorientalis litorea DNA segment encodes these proteins:
- a CDS encoding DUF7119 family protein, which translates to MTDRPTEGPPTDRESPVGHPVVRGDPRLTGEHAERAVAFDPEDPESLARAAETVAQFSQNTAGAADNVYVLRGAAACAALVRGEGSYKAAAERAGGEATIAFIRKWSRVHDLPRAIRKHVAMGEVAPTAAKHIARVSGEARLLLAWAVLDHDMTVRQVRSVASTVNDGADVERALADEGITLGHMSLDLPREEYCELRRRASLEDVAPGALVADALAEYLDS; encoded by the coding sequence ATGACTGACCGGCCCACAGAGGGTCCGCCGACCGACCGTGAGTCGCCTGTGGGGCACCCGGTCGTGCGTGGCGACCCGCGACTCACTGGCGAACACGCCGAGCGTGCGGTCGCGTTCGACCCCGAGGACCCCGAGAGCCTCGCCCGGGCCGCCGAGACAGTCGCGCAGTTCTCACAGAACACCGCCGGAGCCGCCGACAACGTGTACGTACTCCGCGGTGCCGCGGCCTGTGCCGCGCTGGTCCGTGGCGAAGGGTCGTACAAGGCCGCCGCCGAGCGCGCCGGTGGTGAGGCGACCATCGCCTTCATCCGCAAGTGGTCCCGCGTCCACGACCTCCCGCGAGCCATCCGCAAACACGTCGCAATGGGAGAAGTCGCACCGACGGCGGCCAAACACATCGCCCGTGTCAGCGGCGAGGCGCGCCTCCTACTCGCGTGGGCCGTCCTCGACCACGACATGACCGTCCGGCAGGTCCGATCGGTCGCCAGTACCGTCAACGACGGTGCCGACGTGGAGCGTGCCCTCGCCGACGAGGGCATCACGCTCGGCCACATGAGCCTCGACCTGCCCCGCGAGGAGTACTGTGAACTCCGTCGTCGGGCCTCCCTCGAGGATGTGGCACCCGGCGCGCTCGTCGCCGACGCCCTCGCGGAGTACCTCGATTCCTGA
- a CDS encoding DUF6360 family protein translates to MVDRIMTVNAYTTFDLLDGRVEGHGFEEDAMAVLNVSAPRKDPDHVTLQLEMDNTQLSAVTPHADEVTLSAAQARELAAELEEYAQQVEDAQE, encoded by the coding sequence ATGGTCGACCGAATCATGACGGTCAACGCGTACACAACCTTCGACCTGCTCGACGGCCGCGTCGAGGGCCACGGCTTCGAGGAGGACGCGATGGCCGTCCTCAACGTCTCGGCACCGCGCAAGGACCCCGACCACGTCACACTCCAGTTGGAGATGGACAACACGCAACTCTCGGCGGTGACGCCCCACGCCGACGAGGTGACGCTCTCGGCGGCACAGGCACGCGAACTCGCCGCGGAGTTGGAGGAGTACGCCCAGCAGGTCGAGGACGCACAGGAGTAG
- a CDS encoding CPCC family cysteine-rich protein: protein MPPGNPASRELGFCPCCGYRTLPADQPGSYEVCPVCDWIDDPVQFHNTGYVSDTNHVSLSDARRNFERHGACVPAAAEDTRHPRHDEVRDPNWPYEDADG, encoded by the coding sequence ATGCCTCCGGGAAACCCGGCGTCGCGCGAACTCGGGTTCTGCCCCTGCTGTGGCTACCGGACCCTCCCGGCGGACCAACCGGGGTCCTACGAGGTCTGTCCGGTCTGTGACTGGATAGACGACCCGGTCCAGTTCCACAACACGGGGTACGTCAGCGACACCAACCACGTGTCGCTGTCCGATGCCCGGCGGAACTTCGAGCGACACGGTGCCTGCGTCCCCGCCGCCGCCGAGGACACCCGACACCCCCGCCACGACGAGGTTCGCGACCCGAACTGGCCGTACGAGGACGCCGACGGGTAG
- a CDS encoding TIGR00266 family protein, whose amino-acid sequence MEFEFTHRPSYTHLVVELAAGETILAEPGAMVSHSPSVSIATTSSRDGLLSSAKSMLGGESMFANEFTAEGEPGTVTLSPPTPGDVQHHELADETLYAVDGAFLASDPAIDIDAEFGGLKSMLAGASITPLALKGRGSVFVEAFGGIERVELDHGESYVVDNEHVVAWEGGVEFDARRVGGLKSTLLSGEGLVMEFTGPGTVWYQTRGLDTFAETIADVIPGSGDGDGDVDVEF is encoded by the coding sequence ATGGAATTCGAGTTCACTCACCGACCGTCGTACACGCATTTAGTCGTCGAACTCGCCGCCGGCGAGACGATTCTGGCCGAACCCGGGGCGATGGTCAGCCACTCTCCGTCCGTCTCGATTGCGACCACGTCCAGTCGCGACGGCCTGTTGAGTTCCGCGAAGTCGATGCTCGGCGGCGAGTCGATGTTCGCGAACGAGTTCACCGCCGAGGGCGAACCCGGCACCGTGACGCTCTCGCCGCCGACGCCCGGCGACGTCCAGCACCACGAACTCGCCGACGAGACGCTCTACGCCGTCGACGGCGCGTTCCTCGCGTCGGACCCGGCCATCGACATCGACGCCGAGTTCGGCGGCCTGAAGTCGATGCTTGCGGGTGCGAGCATCACGCCGCTGGCACTGAAGGGGCGCGGCAGCGTCTTCGTCGAGGCGTTCGGCGGTATCGAGCGTGTCGAACTCGACCACGGCGAATCCTACGTCGTCGACAACGAACACGTCGTCGCGTGGGAGGGCGGCGTCGAGTTCGACGCGCGTCGCGTCGGCGGACTCAAGTCGACCCTCCTCAGCGGTGAGGGCCTCGTGATGGAGTTCACTGGCCCCGGAACGGTGTGGTACCAGACCCGCGGACTCGACACGTTCGCGGAGACGATAGCCGACGTGATTCCCGGCTCGGGTGACGGCGACGGTGACGTGGACGTGGAGTTCTGA
- a CDS encoding glutaredoxin family protein produces MSAVPTVTVYSRENCHLCAEALDTVRSVADELDADVSVDVVDVDEAGLREEYGERVPYVFVDGTPKFKYRVDAGELRRTLTA; encoded by the coding sequence GTGTCGGCCGTGCCGACGGTCACCGTCTACTCCCGGGAGAACTGCCACCTCTGTGCGGAGGCACTCGACACCGTGCGGAGCGTCGCCGACGAACTCGACGCCGACGTGTCCGTCGACGTCGTCGACGTGGACGAGGCGGGCCTGCGCGAGGAGTACGGCGAGCGCGTTCCGTACGTGTTCGTGGACGGGACGCCGAAGTTCAAGTACCGCGTCGACGCCGGCGAGTTGCGCCGGACACTCACGGCGTGA
- a CDS encoding oxidoreductase encodes MTDGTWTADDVPNLDGRTVVVTGANSGLGLAGARVLARHGAAVVLACRSVDRGAAAAEDIRRSVPDATLDVRELDLGDGASIAAFAEGFTDEYDELHVLCNNAGVMALPYGETADGFERQMGVNHLGHFALTGHLLDVLCATPGESRVVTQSSGLHERGAFPDLTDEDAASLLHAEAAYDKWDAYGRSKLANLLFAFELDRRLAAAGEDEVVSLGCHPGYADTGLQRRGPEQAGSTLRLLMMKVANAVVAQDAETGTLPMCYAATADGIEGGEYVGPGGFMQMRGYPERQTPSSRARDEELARRVWTASEELTGVSFDLRPTTTAD; translated from the coding sequence ATGACAGACGGGACGTGGACGGCCGACGACGTACCCAATCTCGACGGTCGGACTGTCGTAGTGACCGGCGCGAACAGCGGCCTCGGTCTCGCGGGCGCGCGCGTCCTCGCCCGGCACGGCGCGGCCGTCGTGCTGGCCTGCCGGAGCGTCGACCGGGGGGCGGCCGCGGCCGAGGACATCAGGCGGTCGGTCCCGGACGCCACGCTCGACGTGCGGGAACTCGACCTCGGTGACGGTGCCTCCATCGCGGCCTTCGCCGAGGGGTTCACCGACGAGTACGACGAGTTGCACGTCCTCTGTAACAACGCGGGCGTGATGGCCCTGCCGTACGGCGAGACGGCCGACGGGTTCGAGCGGCAGATGGGCGTCAACCACCTCGGTCACTTCGCGCTGACCGGCCACCTGCTCGACGTGCTGTGTGCCACGCCGGGTGAGAGCCGCGTCGTCACCCAGTCCAGTGGCCTCCACGAGCGCGGCGCGTTCCCGGACCTGACCGACGAGGATGCCGCGTCCTTGCTCCACGCGGAGGCCGCGTACGACAAGTGGGACGCCTACGGACGGAGCAAGCTCGCGAACCTCCTCTTTGCCTTCGAGTTGGACCGGCGACTCGCGGCGGCGGGCGAGGACGAGGTGGTCAGCCTCGGCTGTCACCCCGGCTACGCCGACACGGGCCTCCAGCGACGCGGCCCCGAACAGGCCGGGTCGACGCTCCGGTTGCTGATGATGAAGGTGGCCAACGCCGTCGTCGCACAGGACGCCGAGACGGGCACGCTCCCGATGTGCTACGCCGCGACAGCCGACGGCATCGAGGGCGGCGAGTACGTCGGTCCCGGCGGGTTCATGCAGATGCGGGGCTACCCGGAGCGACAGACGCCGAGCAGTCGTGCCCGTGACGAGGAACTGGCCCGCCGCGTCTGGACCGCCTCCGAGGAACTGACCGGCGTTTCCTTCGACCTCCGGCCGACGACGACGGCCGACTGA
- a CDS encoding FAD-dependent oxidoreductase, which translates to MSAPFVVVGGDAAGLSAASKCKREDPDRDVVVFEKGQWVSYAHCGEPYFVKGEVDTLADLLSLTPEDVAERDIDLRRGHEVTGVDTDAQTVTVDGPDGTFEQPYGDLLVATGGRAVTAPIEGADLGGTFPVHGLDDAAAIRAYLLDPDVDALADVGGEAFVDRERVERYGAMTPPETAAIVGGGYVGVEMAEALADWGLDVHVFQRSAHVLGPFGEAVAEVVEDHLREQGVTLHLNEEVARLRGDEEGRVESLECYDGSELDVGLAIVGVGIRPNTELLSGTGVELGESGAVAVDEYGRTNVEGVYAAGDCAEDTHTVSGEQAWVPLGLTANRAGRAIGQTVAGDPEPVGHIAGTAVVKTFEMECGRSGLLPEEASDAGFEPVSETIETRSRSGYYPGAAETTVTLVADEGTGKLLGGTIAGTDRAAVRIDTVATALEADMTVGELERTDLAYAPPFSPVWDPILVAAKVLNGRL; encoded by the coding sequence ATGAGTGCCCCCTTCGTGGTCGTCGGCGGCGACGCCGCCGGGTTGAGTGCCGCAAGCAAGTGCAAACGCGAAGACCCGGACCGCGACGTCGTGGTCTTCGAGAAGGGTCAGTGGGTGTCCTACGCGCACTGTGGCGAACCGTACTTCGTCAAGGGGGAGGTCGACACGCTGGCAGACCTCCTGTCGCTGACGCCCGAAGACGTCGCCGAGCGTGACATCGACCTCCGACGAGGTCACGAGGTGACCGGCGTCGATACCGACGCACAAACCGTCACCGTCGACGGACCCGACGGCACCTTCGAACAGCCGTACGGCGACCTGCTCGTGGCGACCGGTGGACGTGCCGTCACCGCCCCCATCGAGGGGGCCGACCTCGGCGGCACGTTCCCGGTCCACGGCCTCGACGACGCGGCGGCCATCCGGGCGTACCTGCTCGACCCCGACGTGGACGCGCTCGCCGACGTGGGCGGCGAGGCGTTCGTGGACCGCGAGCGCGTCGAGCGATACGGCGCGATGACCCCGCCGGAGACGGCGGCCATCGTCGGCGGCGGGTACGTCGGCGTCGAGATGGCCGAAGCCCTCGCCGACTGGGGACTCGACGTCCACGTCTTCCAGCGGTCGGCACACGTCCTCGGGCCGTTCGGCGAGGCCGTCGCCGAGGTAGTCGAGGACCACCTCCGCGAACAGGGCGTGACGCTCCACCTGAACGAGGAAGTGGCTCGTCTGCGCGGGGACGAGGAGGGCCGTGTCGAGAGTCTGGAGTGTTACGACGGGTCGGAACTCGATGTGGGCCTCGCCATCGTCGGCGTCGGCATCCGGCCGAACACCGAGTTGCTCTCGGGGACCGGCGTCGAACTCGGCGAGTCCGGTGCGGTGGCCGTCGACGAGTACGGCCGGACGAACGTCGAGGGCGTCTACGCCGCCGGCGACTGCGCCGAGGACACCCACACCGTCAGCGGCGAGCAGGCGTGGGTGCCGCTCGGCCTCACGGCCAACCGGGCGGGGCGAGCCATCGGCCAGACCGTCGCGGGCGACCCGGAACCGGTCGGCCACATCGCCGGCACGGCCGTCGTCAAGACCTTCGAGATGGAGTGTGGGCGGTCGGGACTGCTCCCCGAGGAAGCCAGCGACGCCGGGTTCGAGCCAGTGAGCGAGACCATCGAGACGCGCTCGCGGTCGGGTTACTACCCCGGTGCGGCCGAGACGACGGTGACACTCGTTGCCGACGAAGGCACCGGAAAGCTCCTCGGCGGGACCATCGCCGGCACCGACCGGGCGGCCGTCCGCATCGACACCGTGGCGACGGCCCTCGAAGCCGACATGACGGTCGGGGAGTTGGAGCGGACCGACCTCGCGTACGCGCCGCCGTTCAGCCCAGTGTGGGACCCGATTCTCGTCGCGGCGAAGGTGCTGAACGGCCGGTTGTGA
- a CDS encoding nitrite/sulfite reductase, whose translation MPSKVENWKSEVYGNEIREHLMRFAEEGWDAIPDDEHDAWFERFKWWGLYHQRSGQESYFMMRIGTPNGVLEPGQLEVVGEVAKEYATGPAENPEFGGAYCDWTTRQSIQLHWIKLEDVPDIFEKLEEHGLSTQQACGDSWRNIVGCPVAGKDEHEHIDAWPVAEELHETFKGNDDYANLPRKWKVSVTGCDQGCGQGDINDLAFEPAEKDGELGFNVRVGGGLSRKEARFARDIDVWVPPEQASDVAAGMSALFREYGDREDRFNARIKFLVDEWGPEKMRRVLQEEFVDFELPTAGEDMREDYTYNAGRTDEHGDHVGVHEQPDGNYYVGLDVLVGRMGADDTLELANLADEYGSGEVRLTQRQNIIVTDVPEENLDAFLDEPLLEDYSPDPHPFMRGSIACTGTEFCSLSITETKNRQVRYARWLKDNVELPAGVEDFHIHLSGCTASCAQPQIADISLRGMKTRKDGDPVEAFDIGLGGGLGENPRFADWVEMRVAADEVPGYIENLLAAFEDERADGQSFREFVAARDEEELQALADPEETSYEDPYMHNTKMTWYPYADEDDMGASPAPTDGAGEPIPSDD comes from the coding sequence ATGCCGAGCAAGGTCGAGAACTGGAAATCGGAGGTGTACGGGAACGAAATCCGCGAGCACCTCATGCGCTTCGCCGAGGAGGGGTGGGACGCTATCCCCGACGACGAACACGACGCGTGGTTCGAGCGGTTCAAGTGGTGGGGCCTGTACCACCAGCGGTCCGGCCAAGAGAGCTACTTCATGATGCGTATCGGGACGCCCAACGGCGTCCTCGAACCGGGCCAACTGGAAGTCGTCGGCGAGGTGGCAAAGGAGTACGCCACCGGTCCCGCCGAGAACCCCGAGTTCGGCGGCGCGTACTGTGACTGGACGACCCGCCAGTCGATTCAACTCCACTGGATAAAACTGGAGGACGTGCCGGACATCTTCGAGAAACTGGAGGAACACGGTCTCTCGACCCAGCAAGCCTGTGGTGACTCGTGGCGCAACATCGTCGGCTGTCCCGTCGCCGGGAAGGACGAACACGAACACATCGACGCGTGGCCCGTCGCCGAGGAACTCCACGAGACGTTCAAGGGCAACGACGACTACGCCAACCTCCCCCGGAAGTGGAAGGTCAGCGTCACCGGCTGTGACCAGGGCTGTGGGCAGGGCGACATCAACGACCTCGCCTTCGAACCCGCCGAGAAGGACGGCGAACTCGGCTTCAACGTCCGGGTCGGCGGCGGCCTCTCCCGGAAGGAGGCCCGCTTCGCCCGCGACATCGACGTGTGGGTGCCCCCGGAGCAGGCCAGCGACGTGGCCGCCGGGATGTCCGCGCTGTTCCGCGAGTACGGTGACCGCGAGGACCGCTTCAACGCCCGCATCAAGTTCCTCGTGGACGAGTGGGGTCCCGAGAAGATGCGCCGCGTCCTGCAGGAGGAGTTCGTCGACTTCGAACTCCCGACCGCTGGCGAGGACATGCGCGAGGACTACACTTACAACGCCGGCCGCACCGACGAACACGGCGACCACGTCGGCGTCCACGAGCAACCCGACGGCAACTACTACGTCGGCCTCGACGTCCTCGTCGGCCGGATGGGTGCCGACGACACGCTGGAACTTGCCAACCTCGCCGACGAGTACGGCTCCGGCGAGGTCCGCCTGACTCAACGCCAGAACATCATCGTCACGGACGTGCCCGAGGAGAACCTCGACGCGTTCCTCGACGAACCCCTACTCGAAGACTACTCGCCGGACCCGCACCCGTTCATGCGTGGCTCTATCGCCTGTACGGGCACGGAGTTCTGTTCGCTCTCCATCACCGAGACCAAGAACCGACAGGTCCGCTACGCCCGTTGGCTGAAGGACAACGTCGAGTTGCCCGCCGGCGTCGAGGACTTCCACATCCACCTCTCGGGCTGTACCGCCTCGTGTGCCCAGCCCCAGATTGCGGACATCTCCCTGCGGGGGATGAAGACCCGCAAGGACGGCGACCCAGTCGAGGCGTTCGACATCGGCCTCGGCGGTGGCCTCGGGGAGAACCCCCGATTCGCCGACTGGGTGGAGATGCGCGTCGCCGCCGACGAGGTACCCGGCTACATCGAGAACCTGCTCGCGGCCTTCGAGGACGAACGCGCGGACGGGCAGTCGTTCCGGGAGTTCGTCGCGGCCCGCGACGAGGAGGAGTTACAGGCCCTCGCCGACCCCGAGGAGACCAGCTACGAGGACCCGTACATGCACAACACGAAGATGACGTGGTACCCCTACGCCGACGAGGACGACATGGGTGCCTCGCCCGCGCCGACGGACGGAGCCGGCGAACCGATTCCGTCCGACGACTGA
- a CDS encoding DUF7405 family protein gives MTDLDDSLPRRQFLKAAVAAGGASALSACLDAAPRSADPVPAGVDDPATLPDRQHAWNDHVRTDADGNTSLPRHQTLLYLTLDGTGPPGAGDRETVEAALATLDRAYERSNEGLVYSMAYSPSYFERFDAALPDEIDLPQPRRLSGFETPTLDTQDALLHLASDRADVVLEAEAAVVGDRSEANGVGVDAKLTDAMTVDDRRTGFVGPGMPAERQDVAGIPDSNPVPEASPLFMGFEAGFRGNQATEEYVTIDAGPFAGGTTKHVSNLRQRLDDWYGEQTFEERVMEMFSPAHAEQELVSGVGDNLGSDSGIDQFLDSETIREHIREHGRVGHAQKAARANRDADGNVRLLRRHFESTDDDVASLHFPSLQRGISAFEAVREAMNGADLTDNPAIRQRVNNGILEYIFVKHRGNFLVPPRRHRALPTPRPE, from the coding sequence ATGACCGACCTCGACGACTCGCTCCCCCGCAGACAGTTCCTGAAGGCCGCCGTCGCGGCCGGCGGCGCGAGCGCGCTGAGCGCGTGTCTCGACGCCGCACCGCGCTCGGCCGACCCCGTTCCCGCCGGCGTCGACGACCCGGCGACCCTCCCCGACCGTCAGCACGCGTGGAACGACCACGTGCGGACGGACGCCGACGGCAACACCAGCCTCCCCCGTCACCAGACGCTCCTGTACCTCACCCTCGACGGGACGGGGCCGCCCGGTGCGGGTGACCGCGAAACCGTCGAGGCGGCCCTCGCCACCCTCGACCGGGCCTACGAGCGGAGCAACGAGGGCCTCGTCTACTCGATGGCCTACTCCCCGTCGTACTTCGAGCGGTTCGACGCCGCCCTGCCCGACGAAATCGACCTCCCACAGCCACGCCGCCTGTCGGGGTTCGAGACGCCGACGCTCGACACCCAAGACGCCCTGCTCCACCTCGCCAGCGACCGCGCCGACGTGGTGCTCGAAGCCGAGGCGGCCGTCGTGGGCGACCGGAGCGAGGCCAACGGCGTCGGCGTGGACGCGAAACTGACCGACGCGATGACCGTCGACGACCGTCGGACGGGGTTCGTCGGCCCCGGGATGCCCGCCGAGCGACAGGACGTGGCGGGTATCCCCGACTCCAACCCCGTCCCCGAGGCGTCCCCGCTGTTCATGGGCTTCGAGGCGGGCTTTCGCGGCAATCAGGCCACAGAGGAGTACGTCACCATCGACGCGGGGCCGTTCGCGGGCGGGACGACCAAACACGTCTCGAACCTCCGCCAGCGGCTCGACGACTGGTACGGCGAGCAGACCTTCGAGGAGCGGGTGATGGAGATGTTCAGCCCTGCCCACGCCGAGCAGGAACTAGTCTCCGGTGTCGGGGACAATCTCGGGAGCGACAGCGGCATCGACCAGTTCCTCGACTCCGAGACGATACGGGAGCACATCCGCGAACACGGCCGCGTCGGCCACGCACAGAAGGCCGCCCGCGCCAATCGCGACGCGGACGGTAACGTCCGCCTGCTCCGGCGGCACTTCGAGTCCACCGACGACGACGTGGCGAGCCTCCACTTCCCCTCGCTCCAGCGCGGCATCTCGGCCTTCGAGGCGGTCCGCGAGGCGATGAACGGCGCGGACCTCACCGACAACCCCGCCATCCGCCAGCGGGTCAACAACGGTATTCTCGAATACATCTTCGTCAAACACCGGGGGAACTTCCTCGTGCCGCCGCGTCGCCACCGCGCGCTCCCGACCCCGCGACCCGAGTGA
- a CDS encoding lamin tail domain-containing protein: MVDPPERGHSRRFRPLSRRRFLLGTVLAVGTVASLVSNSTDAVLRDDGTATASVEAGRVTVEITNIKYDQGNQGPNGEYVDFQNTGGYPADMTNWYVEDKAGNRYTFPMFTLDPGATVRLRSGNGTDTNTELYWGGGAIWNNNGDIAYLYDASGTLRDQFPESTNTTSLAVKRVKADGNGSLNREYVVFENDGPTALDLSGWTIEDEVAKTYAFDDASVDITAVAPGATITLRTGSGTDNTANNGDIELYWGNGTPVWNNSGDTVFVYDDTGTNVIEYPY; encoded by the coding sequence ATGGTTGACCCGCCTGAACGCGGCCATTCGCGCCGGTTCCGCCCACTGTCACGTCGCCGGTTCCTTCTCGGGACCGTCCTCGCAGTCGGTACTGTTGCTTCGCTCGTCAGCAACAGCACGGACGCGGTGCTACGTGACGACGGAACCGCCACTGCGAGCGTCGAAGCAGGCCGTGTGACCGTCGAGATTACGAATATCAAGTACGACCAAGGAAACCAAGGGCCGAACGGCGAGTACGTCGACTTCCAGAACACCGGCGGCTACCCTGCCGACATGACGAACTGGTACGTCGAGGACAAGGCCGGCAATCGCTACACGTTCCCGATGTTCACACTGGACCCCGGAGCGACCGTCAGGCTTCGGTCGGGGAACGGCACCGACACGAACACCGAACTGTACTGGGGTGGGGGGGCCATCTGGAACAACAACGGCGATATCGCGTACCTCTACGACGCGAGCGGGACACTCCGCGACCAGTTCCCCGAGTCGACGAACACGACGTCGCTCGCGGTCAAGCGGGTCAAAGCGGACGGCAATGGCTCACTCAATCGGGAGTACGTCGTCTTCGAGAACGACGGCCCGACGGCTCTCGACTTGTCGGGATGGACCATCGAAGACGAAGTCGCAAAGACCTACGCGTTCGACGATGCGAGTGTCGATATTACCGCCGTCGCGCCGGGTGCGACCATCACCCTCCGCACCGGAAGCGGGACCGACAACACGGCGAACAACGGCGACATAGAACTGTACTGGGGCAACGGGACGCCAGTCTGGAACAACTCCGGTGATACAGTCTTCGTCTACGACGACACCGGGACGAATGTCATCGAATACCCGTACTGA
- a CDS encoding FAD-dependent oxidoreductase, with product MATVTIVGGGPAGLSAALFTAKNGLETTVFDTDGTWMHKAHLFNYPGIGSVDGSAYMATLRQQADDFGVERHQGTEVTGVDGDGDGFTVATEDDDYDADYVVLATGANRDLAESLGCDHTDEGTVDVGVSMETSVADAYATGAMVRAEEWQAVISAGDGAAAALNILTKEKGEHFHDFDTPATADEVFGGLVEDE from the coding sequence ATGGCGACTGTCACAATCGTCGGCGGCGGCCCCGCCGGACTGAGCGCGGCACTGTTCACTGCTAAGAACGGCCTCGAAACGACCGTCTTCGACACCGACGGGACGTGGATGCACAAGGCACACCTGTTCAACTACCCCGGTATCGGGTCGGTCGACGGCAGCGCGTACATGGCGACGCTCAGACAGCAGGCCGACGACTTCGGCGTCGAACGTCACCAGGGCACCGAGGTCACCGGCGTCGACGGTGACGGCGACGGCTTCACCGTCGCGACCGAGGACGACGACTACGACGCCGACTACGTCGTCCTCGCGACCGGTGCCAACCGTGACCTCGCCGAGAGTCTCGGCTGTGACCACACCGACGAGGGAACCGTCGACGTCGGCGTTTCCATGGAGACGAGCGTCGCAGACGCCTACGCCACCGGCGCGATGGTCCGCGCCGAGGAGTGGCAGGCAGTCATCTCCGCGGGCGACGGTGCCGCCGCTGCCCTCAACATACTCACGAAGGAAAAGGGGGAACACTTCCACGACTTCGACACGCCAGCGACGGCGGACGAGGTGTTCGGCGGGTTGGTCGAGGACGAGTGA